The Mixophyes fleayi isolate aMixFle1 chromosome 1, aMixFle1.hap1, whole genome shotgun sequence genome includes a region encoding these proteins:
- the LOC142098934 gene encoding putative N-acetyltransferase camello, producing the protein MANYAIRVYRNRDYNAVRMLFAEGMMEHFPATCAYLLKLPRIQFVLFISFITLILISRSYLLSLVSLAIAFTAGRRLLLSEFHQYVDECQREDLLDIEESYMASNNSCFWVAESNGRVVGMVGVQSAQRSSEVMELRRLSVAKDWRHNGIARTLCLKVIDFASQRGYKVVKLETSMIQIAAHKLYETLGFLKTDTRIFPSLLGRFANFYVMTYEYMIKD; encoded by the coding sequence ATGGCTAACTACGCCATACGGGTATACAGGAACAGAGACTACAATGCCGTCCGTATGTTGTTTGCTGAGGGGATGATGGAACATTTTCCTGCTACTTGTGCCTATTTATTGAAGCTGCCACGCATCCAGTTTGTTCTCTTTATATCATTTATCACCCTGATTCTGATTTCGAGGTCCTACTTGTTGTCTCTAGTAAGTCTGGCCATTGCGTTCACTGCGGGAAGGCGGCTGTTGTTGTCAGAGTTCCATCAGTATGTGGACGAGTGTCAGCGAGAGGACTTACTGGACATCGAAGAGTCCTACATGGCAAGTAATAACTCCTGTTTTTGGGTGGCAGAGTCCAATGGTCGGGTTGTAGGAATGGTGGGAGTTCAATCAGCCCAACGGTCTAGCGAAGTGATGGAGCTGAGACGCTTGTCCGTGGCAAAAGACTGGCGACACAACGGCATTGCCAGGACTCTGTGTCTAAAAGTGATTGACTTTGCTTCTCAACGTGGTTACAAGGTGGTGAAACTGGAAACCTCAATGATACAAATTGCCGCTCACAAATTATATGAAACACTGGGTTTCCTGAAGACGGACACCAGAATCTTTCCATCCCTGTTGGGGAGATTTGCAAATTTCTATGTCATGACTTATGAATATATGATTAAAGATTAA